A single window of Deltaproteobacteria bacterium DNA harbors:
- a CDS encoding glycosyltransferase — MTRIKLLQLSITLDLGGAEEMIKYLARYLDKKFCQFIVFGEYGPFMSKIIPAVEELGIKTEYLPGLKSAWGVVRIPKLIKFIRKNKIDLIHAHGSRVNLWGSLASLLTGVPIIFTEPSIDFWRENNFLYKLVDILSMRRNSIIVGVTPAVCAMLAKQGVRPDKIVCINNSVDVSRFSRPFNTSLIKTSLAIPEGVKIIGTVGRLVEPKGHKYLLEAAALVTREIPEVRFIIVGGGHLEDILKSQAAELGLNGKVIFTGSRTDIPEMLAIMDIFVMSSIKEGLPIALLEAMASEKPIVATKIAGIPDVIKDGVEGLLIPPGNPGILAEKITYLLKNPGQANKLAAVAKKNVCDNYDVKIMISNYQTLYAKILSK, encoded by the coding sequence ATGACTAGAATTAAGCTTCTGCAGTTAAGTATCACCTTAGACTTAGGCGGGGCCGAGGAAATGATTAAATATTTGGCCCGCTATCTTGATAAAAAATTCTGCCAATTCATCGTCTTCGGAGAATATGGCCCTTTTATGTCCAAGATTATTCCTGCTGTGGAAGAGTTGGGGATTAAAACGGAATATCTCCCTGGTCTGAAAAGCGCATGGGGGGTGGTGAGAATCCCCAAACTCATTAAATTTATTAGGAAAAATAAAATAGATCTTATCCATGCCCATGGTTCAAGAGTTAATCTTTGGGGTTCCCTGGCTTCCCTGCTGACCGGAGTACCAATTATATTCACCGAGCCCAGTATTGATTTTTGGAGAGAAAATAATTTTTTGTACAAGCTGGTGGACATTCTTTCTATGAGAAGGAATAGTATAATCGTGGGAGTCACTCCCGCAGTGTGTGCCATGCTCGCCAAACAAGGCGTAAGGCCAGATAAAATTGTTTGTATAAATAATAGCGTCGATGTCAGCAGATTCAGCAGGCCGTTTAACACCTCACTCATAAAGACCAGCCTGGCTATTCCCGAGGGTGTAAAAATCATTGGCACAGTTGGTCGTCTGGTAGAACCCAAAGGCCATAAGTACCTTTTAGAAGCTGCAGCCCTAGTTACCAGAGAAATTCCTGAAGTGAGATTTATAATCGTGGGTGGAGGTCATCTGGAGGATATTTTAAAAAGCCAGGCAGCAGAACTTGGCCTCAATGGTAAGGTTATCTTCACCGGTTCGAGAACAGATATCCCAGAAATGTTAGCAATAATGGATATCTTTGTCATGTCTTCCATTAAAGAGGGCCTACCCATTGCCCTCCTGGAAGCAATGGCATCTGAAAAACCTATAGTGGCGACTAAAATAGCCGGAATACCCGATGTTATCAAAGATGGGGTGGAAGGGTTATTAATCCCACCAGGAAATCCAGGCATCCTTGCAGAAAAGATTACGTACCTTTTGAAAAATCCGGGACAGGCAAATAAATTAGCGGCAGTTGCTAAAAAAAACGTGTGTGATAACTATGATGTCAAAATCATGATTTCTAATTACCAAACTTTATACGCAAAAATACTTTCGAAATGA
- a CDS encoding polysaccharide deacetylase family protein, with product MPGTFIISFDCEGKWGISHHLSDGLRVALTNANLNKTYEHLLELLDRHNIKATFAFVGAFTMSIEEYFAHQDLFADVWLNGKSWLESFKQEAALQCFEGWLNPTAFKLVAQESQHEIAAHGFTHVPLIEFFVSREEFLREMAALQRISSFRNRAEMTFVYPINMIGYTEELKRAGFIGYREVFLKPNLSTNRLIKYFDKIRNVCVELNVKQQSQPHPPAETLVRIPSGFVLTWLYGLKKQMPASLIIQRWKNIIADAVSNNRVVHLYTHPHNFITGNRMYEILAEILHLIEQRQRRGEIINLTQKEYVKAITQKTISLNAMPLTQGLSS from the coding sequence ATGCCGGGGACCTTTATCATTTCATTCGATTGTGAAGGCAAATGGGGTATTTCCCATCATCTTTCCGATGGTCTGCGGGTCGCTTTAACAAACGCAAACCTGAATAAAACGTATGAGCACTTGCTTGAGCTCTTGGATCGCCACAACATCAAAGCGACCTTTGCATTTGTCGGTGCTTTTACTATGTCAATAGAAGAATATTTTGCCCATCAGGACCTCTTTGCGGATGTATGGTTAAATGGGAAATCATGGTTGGAAAGCTTCAAACAAGAGGCAGCCTTGCAATGCTTCGAGGGCTGGTTAAATCCAACGGCGTTTAAGCTGGTTGCCCAAGAGAGCCAGCATGAAATTGCCGCCCATGGCTTTACCCATGTTCCCTTAATCGAGTTCTTTGTCAGCCGGGAGGAGTTCCTCCGGGAGATGGCGGCGTTGCAGCGAATTAGCAGCTTTAGAAATCGAGCGGAGATGACTTTTGTTTATCCCATTAATATGATCGGTTATACGGAAGAACTGAAACGGGCTGGGTTTATCGGTTATCGAGAGGTTTTCCTGAAACCTAATCTCTCCACCAACCGGTTGATAAAGTATTTCGACAAAATCCGAAATGTGTGCGTCGAGTTAAATGTCAAGCAACAATCCCAGCCCCATCCGCCAGCCGAGACTCTGGTGCGGATACCTTCAGGGTTTGTGCTAACCTGGCTGTATGGCTTAAAGAAGCAAATGCCGGCATCGCTGATTATTCAACGATGGAAAAACATTATTGCTGATGCAGTTAGCAATAACCGGGTGGTGCATCTATACACCCATCCTCATAATTTTATTACTGGCAACAGGATGTACGAGATCTTGGCAGAGATCTTGCACCTAATTGAACAACGGCAAAGGCGAGGCGAGATCATCAACTTAACTCAGAAAGAATATGTCAAAGCCATAACCCAGAAGACGATCAGTTTAAACGCTATGCCATTGACTCAAGGATTGTCATCCTGA
- a CDS encoding O-antigen ligase family protein, with protein MVYLALTLSALVLLSLTVKLWGKIVWLAVPLLFLGFIYLIFPLVYFKILNFEIPYFTLLFIPAFIHLLAFLCNPRIRESSPDWLIIASFACFVGYLLLSLLWTTNLEYGIRKFEIFGMRIFLPVMIMLTSKVQSRSLNYLGLAIQIIALIVAAELLFWKDDLSSERATILGLNPIEVSRMGVLALVISLTNLSGLRGTTGLVSRGLVIATAIFIIIMTASRGPIIGLFCGLCVSCLMMFYHKGKYIIKYVAILMITVVIVVTPVVLKPETSYRYLNLITESSTIKTDENVLGRMYLGKLGLRVFQNNPVVGKGLGGYFEPLGGSYDPKAPDRYPHNLIIEILAEGGIVGLIFMAFLFIQLFKRIVEVDRYNFGAIFLFITAFCFALASLDLSGNTEWLIIGVALSRYSNFLANEASVLIRKT; from the coding sequence ATGGTCTACCTAGCATTAACACTTAGTGCTTTGGTCCTGCTGAGCCTAACCGTTAAGTTATGGGGAAAAATTGTCTGGTTAGCGGTGCCGCTATTATTCCTCGGCTTTATCTATCTGATATTTCCACTGGTCTATTTTAAAATCTTAAACTTTGAGATTCCCTATTTCACCCTCCTTTTTATCCCGGCGTTTATTCATCTTCTGGCATTTCTTTGTAATCCCCGAATCCGGGAATCTTCGCCTGATTGGCTTATCATTGCATCGTTTGCCTGTTTTGTGGGCTATCTCTTGCTTTCTTTGTTATGGACTACGAATCTAGAATATGGAATTAGAAAATTCGAGATTTTCGGTATGCGAATATTTTTGCCGGTCATGATTATGCTTACTTCAAAAGTTCAGAGCCGTTCTTTAAATTATCTCGGCCTGGCCATTCAAATAATTGCTCTAATTGTTGCTGCGGAGTTACTATTTTGGAAGGATGATCTTAGCTCGGAAAGAGCCACTATATTGGGTTTGAATCCTATTGAAGTATCTCGAATGGGCGTCCTGGCCCTAGTTATTTCTTTGACTAACCTCTCTGGCCTGCGGGGAACTACTGGACTGGTTTCAAGAGGTCTTGTTATCGCTACGGCCATATTTATAATAATCATGACCGCGTCTCGGGGCCCGATTATTGGCTTGTTCTGTGGCTTATGTGTATCATGCTTGATGATGTTTTACCACAAGGGCAAATATATCATTAAATATGTTGCAATACTTATGATTACAGTAGTAATTGTTGTAACTCCTGTGGTCTTAAAGCCTGAGACCTCATATCGCTATCTTAATTTAATAACCGAGTCAAGTACTATAAAAACCGACGAAAATGTCTTAGGACGTATGTATTTGGGAAAGTTAGGGCTCAGGGTCTTTCAGAACAACCCTGTAGTGGGGAAAGGATTAGGCGGATATTTCGAACCTTTGGGAGGATCTTATGATCCAAAGGCCCCCGATAGGTATCCACATAATCTGATAATAGAAATTCTTGCAGAAGGAGGAATCGTTGGTCTAATCTTTATGGCCTTTCTATTCATCCAACTGTTCAAAAGAATAGTGGAAGTTGATAGATATAATTTCGGTGCAATATTTCTTTTTATCACGGCATTCTGTTTTGCCTTGGCAAGTCTGGACTTGTCCGGAAATACGGAATGGCTGATCATCGGCGTAGCGCTTAGCCGCTATAGCAATTTTCTGGCAAACGAAGCCTCTGTATTAATAAGAAAGACATAA
- a CDS encoding glycosyltransferase — protein MKVLYLTSYPMAGPKSGARDHVKQMVKGLADEGFEIELLSPLEYNSGLASVIKRKYLMAKLTRKVLNEFHPDIIYYRFGSGDIFSIKEVVRHKIPYVVELNTKTLPEFWVQRRFANLAICYVTESWIYSHAAGIAAVSEEIYRYAVRSGKKEKPFLLAKNGVDIDSFVFHGYNPSLRQEFDTPLDAPLLVMIGALAPWHGIDILLQCLETPELQNFYLWLVGNLPISVIKNMASKEVLPRVRLIPWQPPEDLSHTLSAADIGIGALAGYRKNTQETQALKTRTYLACGLPTLLGHKDPILTEAQPFIANGSYTTIAQLSLEIKEFYELIRENRHSLGEQARQFAEQHLSWRVAARETVEFLEEICSSTKGK, from the coding sequence ATGAAAGTCCTTTATCTTACAAGCTACCCGATGGCAGGTCCTAAAAGTGGGGCGCGAGATCATGTAAAACAAATGGTTAAAGGCCTGGCAGATGAGGGCTTTGAAATTGAATTGCTCAGTCCACTCGAGTATAATTCCGGCCTCGCCTCTGTCATAAAGCGAAAATATCTGATGGCCAAGTTAACTCGAAAAGTGCTCAACGAGTTTCATCCCGATATAATTTATTACCGCTTTGGCAGTGGTGACATATTTAGTATTAAAGAGGTTGTCCGCCATAAGATTCCTTATGTGGTAGAGTTGAACACTAAAACTTTACCAGAATTTTGGGTACAACGCAGATTCGCTAATCTGGCCATCTGTTATGTTACTGAATCATGGATCTATAGTCATGCGGCTGGGATTGCCGCAGTTTCTGAAGAAATTTATCGCTACGCCGTCAGATCAGGCAAGAAAGAGAAGCCTTTCCTGCTGGCCAAGAATGGCGTCGATATCGATTCTTTTGTTTTTCACGGCTATAACCCATCCTTGCGTCAAGAATTTGATACCCCCCTTGACGCACCCCTCCTGGTTATGATTGGCGCTCTGGCTCCCTGGCATGGGATTGATATTCTGCTCCAATGCCTGGAAACCCCAGAGCTGCAAAATTTCTATTTGTGGCTTGTAGGAAATCTGCCGATTAGTGTGATTAAAAATATGGCCTCCAAAGAAGTGCTACCGCGAGTCCGCCTCATCCCCTGGCAACCTCCCGAAGATTTATCTCATACCCTTTCCGCCGCGGATATCGGTATTGGTGCCTTAGCCGGATATCGCAAAAATACGCAGGAAACCCAAGCATTAAAGACGAGGACTTATTTAGCCTGCGGCTTGCCTACCCTTCTGGGGCATAAAGATCCTATTTTAACTGAGGCGCAGCCCTTTATTGCAAATGGCAGTTATACGACCATTGCTCAGCTTTCCTTAGAGATAAAAGAATTTTATGAGCTTATCAGGGAAAATCGACATTCGCTTGGTGAGCAGGCGCGTCAGTTTGCTGAACAGCACCTATCGTGGAGGGTGGCGGCCAGGGAAACGGTTGAATTTTTGGAAGAGATCTGTTCATCAACCAAAGGAAAGTAG
- a CDS encoding GNAT family N-acetyltransferase, with translation MFYEILTWEDVPMRQKWEALCNLLGCDIFFTPEYAYLWELNGDGQATCFVYYETDKDFVLNPFLTRQINNIPIFNDLPNNIVDIITPYGYGGYLRSSERVNMDAFFDIFNQYCKENCIVSEFIRFNPVLKNHSYTPKKVFIQHWNDTVVIDLTLSIAGLWKQLTKGCRAAVKKAQKNKVIIVNDEKFANLDAFYNLYYATMDRVNAHKYYFFSKDWFKAMVKLLNNNMALFHGIYQNEIIASSIFLFTDTVIHYFLAGSSYEMRHLAANNLLLFEVALWAKSRGIKYFHLGGGYQPNDTLFKFKASFSPCQTHYYIGKVIHDTKYYQFLKTRRLAAGGNSANDSDFFPEYRVPIRVFYESI, from the coding sequence ATGTTCTATGAAATACTTACTTGGGAAGATGTCCCCATGAGGCAGAAATGGGAAGCTCTTTGTAATCTTTTAGGCTGTGATATATTCTTTACGCCAGAATATGCCTATCTCTGGGAACTCAATGGGGATGGTCAGGCCACTTGTTTTGTATATTACGAAACAGATAAGGATTTCGTATTAAATCCTTTTCTAACGAGACAGATTAATAATATACCTATTTTTAATGATCTTCCCAACAATATCGTAGATATAATCACACCTTATGGCTACGGCGGGTATTTACGCAGCAGTGAAAGAGTTAATATGGACGCCTTTTTTGATATATTTAATCAATATTGCAAGGAAAACTGCATCGTTTCAGAATTTATACGCTTCAATCCGGTTTTAAAAAATCATTCTTACACCCCCAAAAAGGTATTCATTCAACACTGGAATGACACTGTCGTAATTGATCTTACCTTAAGTATAGCTGGTTTATGGAAGCAGCTTACCAAGGGCTGCCGTGCCGCAGTAAAAAAAGCACAAAAAAACAAGGTAATTATAGTAAATGATGAAAAATTTGCAAATTTAGATGCTTTTTATAACCTCTACTATGCCACTATGGATAGAGTTAATGCCCATAAATATTATTTTTTTTCCAAAGACTGGTTTAAGGCTATGGTTAAGTTACTAAATAATAATATGGCCTTATTTCATGGTATATACCAGAATGAGATAATTGCTTCGTCGATTTTTCTATTTACAGATACTGTTATACATTACTTTCTTGCTGGTTCAAGTTATGAAATGCGCCATCTGGCTGCTAATAATCTCTTACTTTTCGAGGTAGCGCTTTGGGCCAAGAGTCGTGGCATAAAATATTTCCATCTAGGGGGCGGATATCAGCCTAATGATACTTTGTTCAAGTTCAAGGCCTCTTTTTCCCCGTGCCAAACTCACTATTACATAGGTAAGGTTATTCACGACACAAAGTATTATCAATTCTTAAAAACCCGAAGGCTGGCTGCCGGGGGTAACTCTGCCAACGATTCAGATTTTTTCCCGGAGTATCGGGTGCCGATCCGAGTGTTCTATGAATCTATATAA
- a CDS encoding DUF4372 domain-containing protein translates to MLCAQLSSRKSLRDLVFSLNQHVKKLYHLGQSAVKRSTLTEANELRPAIIFEKVYHKLLHRLYGEMTRGVTFGRSSVLKNALRPRPITKFLYSISVPDTDALHSGLFRMTILESMA, encoded by the coding sequence ATGCTCTGCGCTCAGTTGAGTAGTCGCAAGAGTCTCAGAGATTTGGTGTTTAGTCTCAATCAACACGTCAAAAAACTGTATCACCTGGGCCAGTCCGCGGTGAAACGCTCTACCCTGACAGAAGCCAATGAACTACGTCCGGCCATTATTTTTGAAAAGGTTTATCACAAGTTATTGCACCGCTTATATGGCGAGATGACCCGCGGCGTAACCTTTGGGAGATCATCTGTCCTAAAAAACGCCCTCCGTCCTCGGCCAATAACCAAATTCCTTTACTCAATTTCTGTGCCGGACACTGATGCACTTCACTCAGGTCTGTTCAGGATGACAATCCTTGAGTCAATGGCATAG
- a CDS encoding oligosaccharide flippase family protein translates to MNISALKAIIPRKGSFAANVLVLISGTALGQLLVITTSPIITRIYSPSDFGVFAVYASILSILVIIVSLRYEMAIPLPDDDGTAANILALSSIIVLLISLLTLVVMFLLGTELCYMVNMMVMKPFLYLIPLGLLGGGSYQILTYWAVRKGSFVQLARTNVTRSFGQVSTQIGVGLWHEGLIGLLIGEIVGRASGNSFLALSMFKRDKEPLRKISFKGMRWAGWRYRKFPIIATGSGLMNVLGLQLPTILLASFYGPKVAGWFMLSQRMIDGPIGLLSQASAKVYLGEAASIFREKPHNLKKLFLKIVNKLSLLALLPTLILVLLGAQIFGLFFGAVWEESGKYVQIMAPMFFLKFVMIPLSQTLYVLEKLGWQVFWDAMRLILVAGGLYLTYQAKWSPLLAILVYSVIMSVMYIMLFFINLHALAVPKAKTGG, encoded by the coding sequence ATGAATATTTCAGCCCTCAAAGCAATAATTCCTCGAAAAGGGAGCTTTGCCGCTAATGTTCTAGTTCTAATAAGTGGGACAGCACTTGGACAGTTATTGGTAATTACAACTTCCCCAATTATTACTCGTATTTACAGTCCTAGTGATTTTGGCGTCTTTGCAGTATATGCGTCAATTTTATCAATTTTAGTAATTATTGTGTCATTACGCTATGAAATGGCCATTCCATTGCCTGATGACGACGGTACTGCAGCAAATATATTAGCTTTATCATCTATAATTGTATTACTTATTAGCTTATTAACGTTAGTGGTTATGTTCTTGTTAGGTACTGAACTTTGTTATATGGTTAATATGATGGTAATGAAGCCATTTTTATACCTGATACCGCTAGGTTTGTTAGGCGGCGGTTCATATCAAATACTTACTTACTGGGCAGTGAGAAAAGGGTCTTTTGTCCAGCTTGCCAGAACCAACGTTACCAGAAGTTTTGGACAGGTTAGCACTCAGATCGGAGTAGGACTATGGCATGAGGGTCTAATTGGGCTTCTAATTGGGGAAATAGTAGGACGGGCTAGTGGTAATAGCTTTCTTGCTCTCTCAATGTTTAAAAGGGATAAGGAACCGTTAAGAAAGATATCGTTTAAAGGGATGAGGTGGGCTGGCTGGCGGTATCGTAAGTTTCCAATTATAGCAACCGGTTCTGGTCTAATGAATGTCTTGGGATTACAATTGCCTACCATTTTGCTGGCTAGTTTTTATGGCCCCAAAGTGGCAGGATGGTTTATGCTCAGTCAGCGGATGATCGATGGGCCGATAGGGCTCTTAAGTCAGGCCAGTGCTAAGGTCTACCTGGGCGAAGCGGCAAGCATTTTCAGAGAGAAACCTCATAACTTAAAAAAACTGTTTCTGAAAATAGTCAATAAACTTTCTTTGCTGGCGCTCTTGCCTACCTTGATACTGGTTTTACTTGGTGCCCAAATATTCGGACTCTTTTTTGGGGCAGTATGGGAGGAAAGTGGTAAATATGTCCAGATCATGGCACCGATGTTTTTTCTTAAATTTGTCATGATTCCGCTTTCACAGACACTTTACGTTTTGGAAAAATTGGGTTGGCAAGTGTTCTGGGATGCAATGCGGTTAATACTGGTTGCAGGCGGCCTCTACCTCACCTACCAGGCCAAATGGTCTCCCCTGTTAGCTATTCTAGTATACAGTGTTATCATGTCGGTCATGTATATCATGCTGTTTTTTATAAACTTGCATGCCTTAGCTGTCCCAAAAGCAAAGACAGGAGGATAG